A genome region from Microtus ochrogaster isolate Prairie Vole_2 chromosome 1, MicOch1.0, whole genome shotgun sequence includes the following:
- the LOC113457663 gene encoding uncharacterized protein LOC113457663 translates to MQRLVRVQEMQRALVHETQRFDQESPSLFPHSHPVPGRWRWTYLTATPLPRSRSFVRHRRGPKQGGAEMSSRPGTAREPDPSLSPAATAFLTVPAKRPASVSARWQLCFCALPPGSLSDSGPLVLFFAAPLLPATHFCFSSYLHHLLSRSPPSCPQKPLNCPFSQSLFPPVFGGSCKSPPSPGPTEKKDVLCVTRIWQTSECRE, encoded by the exons ATGCAGCGGCTGGTTCGAGTGCAGGAGATGCAGCGCGCTCTAGTGCATGAGACGCAGCGCTTCGATCAGGAGTCTCCAAGCCTCTTCCCACACTCACACCCGGTGCCCGGACGGTGGAGGTGGACGTATCTCACCGCCACCCCGCTACCGAGGAGCAGAAGCTTTGTCAGACACCGGAGAGGACCGAAGCAGGGAGGAGCGGAGATGAGCAGCCGGCCGGGGACTGCACGGGAGCCTGACCCTTCGCTTTCCCCTGCGGCCACCGCATTCCTGACGGTCCCTGCAAAAAGACCCGCATCCGTGAGCGCGCGATGGCAGCTCTGTTTCTGTGCTCTCCCGCCCGGCTCGCTCTCTGACAGTGGGCCCCTAGTTCTTTTCTTTGCTGCTCCTCTTTTACCGGCCACCcacttctgcttttcctcttaTCTGCACCACCTCTTAAGTAGATCGCCTCCGTCCTGTCCGCAGAAACCGCTCAACTGTCCCTTCTCCCAGAGTCTTTTCCCTCCTGTCTTTGGGGGTAGCTGCAAGAGTCCTCCCTCCCCAGGACCAACTGAAAAGAAG gatgTTCTCTGTGTGACAAGGATATGGCAGACATCTGAGTGTAGAGAGTGA
- the Tigd4 gene encoding tigger transposable element-derived protein 4 has product MAEAPVDAVTQPVTGKKKKSLSIEEKIDIINAVESGKKKAEIAAEYGIKKNSLSSIMKNKDKVLEAFESLRFDPKRKRLRTAFYTDLEEALMRWYRIAQCLNVPVNGPMLRLKANDFAQKLGHNDFKCSNGWLDRFKSRYGLVFRAQPVEATGISTDPATVWYQNVLPYYLNDYHPKNVFSVKETGLLYRMLPTNTFAYKGETCSVGKLCKDRITLAVGTNMDGSEKLPLLVIGKNRTPRCFKGIKSLPVYYEANRMAWMTAAIFEQWMHQLDEKFQAQQRRVVIFVDSCPAHPEVKNLKSIELAIFPSCLSSGLVAMKQGVIKSLKIKYRHCLIKKFLSSVESSKEFTFSLLDAVDTLHLCWRTVTPETIVKSYEEAGFRSPALETNSEESEAAALDLAAPALGAGVELPEGLSIEEYAALDEDLETCEATPNDDEECTKESKQDETGFYASDEEEEDSGALEADPPLPSKNDAIEAIGTLKKFLRSHDVNDELHDSLADLENFINALSPK; this is encoded by the coding sequence ATGGCCGAGGCTCCTGTAGATGCGGTGACTCAGCCAgtaactgggaagaaaaagaagagtctgTCCATCGAGGAAAAGATTGACATCATAAATGCAGTGGAGAGTGGCAAGAAAAAGGCCGAGATTGCAGCTGAatatggaataaagaaaaattctttgtcttccattatgaaaaacaaagacaaagttCTGGAAGCCTTTGAGTCTCTGAGATTTGATCCGAAGAGAAAAAGACTGAGAACGGCCTTTTATACGGATCTGGAAGAAGCACTGATGAGATGGTATCGGATTGCCCAGTGTCTCAATGTTCCCGTTAATGGGCCAATGTTACGTCTAAAAGCTAACGATTTTGCTCAGAAGCTGGGACACAATGACTTTAAGTGCAGCAATGGTTGGTTGGATCGTTTCAAGTCCAGGTACGGCTTAGTATTCCGAGCACAGCCCGTAGAAGCCACCGGTATATCTACAGACCCTGCCACTGTCTGGTACCAAAACGTGCTGCCTTATTACTTAAATGATTATCATCCTAAGAATGTTTTCAGTGTAAAAGAGACCGGACTGCTTTATCGAATGTTACCGACAAACACATTTGCATATAAAGGAGAGACTTGCTCAGTGGGAAAGCTGTGCAAAGACAGGATAACGCTGGCAGTCGGAACAAACATGGACggctcagagaagcttcctttgcTCGTTATTGGGAAAAACCGAACTCCGCGTTGTTTCAAAGGCATAAAGTCCCTGCCTGTGTATTATGAAGCGAACAGAATGGCATGGATGACTGCAGCCATATTCGAACAGTGGATGCATCAGCTTGACGAGAAATTTCAAGCCCAGCAACGAAGAGTGGTGATTTTTGTTGATTCTTGCCCTGCACATCCAGAGGTGAAAAACCTAAAGTCCATTGAGTTAGCAATCTTCCCATCGTGCCTGTCTTCCGGGCTTGTCGCTATGAAACAAGGTGTTATTAAAAGCCTGAAAATCAAATATCGGCACTGTCTTATCAAGAAATTTTTAAGTTCTGTTGAAAGTAGCAAAGAATTTACATTTTCTCTACTAGACGCGGTTGATACATTGCATCTGTGCTGGAGAACTGTAACCCCAGAGACCATTGTGAAAAGCTATGAAGAGGCAGGATTCAGGTCTCCAGCGCTGGAAACCAACAGTGAAGAGAGTGAAGCTGCGGCTCTTGACCTGGCTGCCCCTGCtctgggggcaggggtggagcTTCCTGAAGGTTTGTCCATAGAGGAGTATGCTGCCCTGGACGAGGATCTGGAGACCTGCGAAGCCACCCCAAATGATGATGAGGAGTGTACCAAAGAAAGTAAACAAGATGAAACTGGTTTTTATGCTtctgatgaagaggaggaggacagcGGAGCTCTAGAAGCAGACCCGCCCTTACCATCCAAGAACGACGCAATTGAAGCTATAGGAACCCTTAAAAAGTTCCTTAGAAGTCACGATGTGAACGATGAACTTCACGATTCTTTAGCAGACCTTGAAAACTTTATTAATGCTTTGTCACCTAAATAG